Proteins encoded together in one Streptomyces umbrinus window:
- a CDS encoding GTP-binding protein, translating to MVSEHPDATSGETALALKILVAGGFGVGKTTLVGAVSEIRPLRTEELLSEAGQSVDDTDGVDQKVTTTVAMDFGRITIRSGLSLYLFGTPGQDRFWFLWDELSQGALGAVVLADTRRLEDCFPAVDYFEHRHIPFVVAVNCFTGSRTYGAHDVSRALDLDKGTPVVLCDARDRDSGKEVLIRLVEYAGRMHTARLLDSVG from the coding sequence ATGGTCTCCGAACACCCCGACGCCACGAGCGGCGAGACAGCCTTGGCGTTGAAGATTCTCGTCGCCGGCGGATTTGGCGTGGGCAAGACCACCCTGGTGGGCGCGGTCAGTGAGATCAGGCCGCTGCGCACCGAGGAACTGCTGAGCGAGGCGGGCCAGTCGGTGGACGACACCGACGGGGTGGACCAGAAGGTCACGACGACCGTGGCCATGGACTTCGGCCGCATCACCATCAGGTCGGGCCTGTCGCTCTACCTCTTCGGTACGCCTGGCCAGGACCGATTCTGGTTCCTGTGGGACGAACTGTCGCAAGGGGCTCTCGGCGCCGTCGTCCTCGCCGACACCCGGCGGCTGGAGGACTGCTTCCCCGCGGTGGACTACTTCGAGCACCGGCACATCCCCTTCGTGGTGGCCGTCAACTGCTTCACGGGCTCGCGGACGTACGGCGCTCACGACGTGTCACGCGCTCTCGACCTCGACAAGGGCACGCCCGTGGTGCTCTGCGACGCCCGTGACCGCGACTCGGGAAAGGAGGTGCTGATACGGCTCGTCGAGTACGCCGGGCGGATGCACACCGCCCGGCTGCTCGACTCGGTCGGCTGA
- a CDS encoding sensor histidine kinase translates to MRTPRRTPTDGSQTPLNPVRGRRAHAGPPADEGSGPEESADTEFIDAPTRAGGWSLRPRTVRAKIVCLLMVPVVSLLALWAYATVTTAQDVSRLRQLQRVDSQVRAPVAAAVAALQEERAAAVGYATEPAADRASDLKRLTARTDRAVVKLRLGDDSTVADSEELPSGVAERLETFVSGAEQLRSLRTAVLDRRAGWHETHERYTKTISMAFSVGGALTGIQDAEIGSDARVLLEFSRAGEALAQEDAVLTGARLAGTLDGQRLRMFTGAVDTRRLLTESAVADLRGSERVAWQNLVEGSAYADVHAVENDVLAAGPGGRALGAAPEETWNAAHARVQGDMRTIEADAGSGVADRADPLSRGLLAPAGAAVLLGLVAVAASLVISVRIGRGLVIELVSLRNTALEIARRKLPQAIRKLRAGEEIDVRAEAPPGPPAEDEAGQVAEALTTVHRAALRAAVERAELASGISGVFVNLARRSQVLVHRQLSLLDAMERRSDDPNELSDLFRLDHLTTRMRRHAESLIILSGAAPGRAWRMPVSLTNVVRAAVSEVEDYARVEVRQLPETSVVGAAVADLTHLLAEIVENAAQFSPPHTRVRVTGEPVGNGYAVEVEDRGLGMGKETLAEANRRIEQSEALDLFDSDRLGLFVVSRLAARHGIKVHLRTSPYGGTTAVVLLPTPLLQAAAEERSGGRRADPEKAAERTYARVPGPARKRDSVEAPSVEALNERPALVPPIPIEAEASSEGERESRTPPGVTTLRLHRPEDDTVESDELPRRVRQASLAPQLREGRPDEPAEAPPRTDDERTPEAVRDRMAAYRAGWTRGGGRAPGLGVTPDPVAGSDSSEGDPA, encoded by the coding sequence ATGCGTACACCCCGTAGGACCCCGACAGACGGCTCCCAGACACCGCTCAACCCGGTGCGGGGCCGCCGCGCGCACGCCGGACCGCCGGCCGACGAGGGCTCCGGCCCCGAGGAATCCGCCGACACGGAGTTCATTGACGCACCCACGCGCGCGGGAGGTTGGAGCCTGCGTCCCCGGACCGTGCGGGCGAAGATCGTCTGCCTGCTGATGGTGCCCGTCGTCTCCCTGCTCGCCCTCTGGGCGTACGCCACCGTCACGACCGCCCAGGACGTCTCCAGGCTGCGCCAGTTGCAGCGCGTGGACTCCCAGGTGCGTGCCCCGGTCGCCGCGGCCGTCGCCGCGCTCCAGGAAGAACGGGCGGCGGCCGTCGGCTACGCGACCGAACCCGCCGCCGACCGTGCGAGCGACCTCAAGAGGCTGACGGCACGCACCGACCGGGCCGTGGTGAAACTCCGGCTCGGGGACGACAGCACCGTCGCCGACAGCGAGGAGCTGCCCTCCGGGGTGGCCGAACGCCTCGAAACCTTCGTCTCCGGAGCCGAACAGCTCCGCTCCCTGCGGACCGCCGTACTCGACCGGAGGGCCGGCTGGCACGAGACGCACGAGCGGTACACCAAGACCATCTCGATGGCCTTCTCGGTGGGCGGAGCGCTCACCGGCATCCAGGACGCGGAGATCGGCTCCGACGCGCGCGTGCTGCTCGAGTTCTCCCGGGCGGGTGAGGCCCTCGCGCAGGAGGACGCGGTACTCACGGGTGCCCGGCTCGCCGGAACCCTCGACGGGCAGCGGCTCCGGATGTTCACCGGCGCGGTCGACACCCGCAGGCTGCTCACCGAGTCGGCCGTCGCCGATCTGCGCGGCTCCGAACGAGTCGCCTGGCAGAACCTCGTGGAGGGCAGCGCGTACGCCGACGTACACGCCGTCGAGAACGACGTGCTGGCGGCCGGTCCGGGCGGCAGGGCGCTCGGCGCCGCGCCCGAGGAGACCTGGAACGCGGCACACGCGCGCGTGCAGGGCGACATGCGAACGATCGAGGCGGACGCCGGCAGCGGTGTCGCGGACCGGGCCGATCCGCTCAGCCGCGGTCTGCTCGCCCCGGCCGGTGCCGCTGTTCTGCTGGGACTCGTCGCCGTGGCCGCGTCGCTCGTCATCTCCGTACGCATCGGACGCGGCCTCGTCATCGAGCTGGTGAGTCTGCGCAACACCGCACTGGAGATCGCCCGGCGCAAACTCCCGCAGGCCATACGGAAACTGCGCGCGGGGGAGGAGATCGACGTCCGTGCCGAAGCTCCGCCGGGACCACCCGCGGAGGACGAGGCGGGACAGGTCGCGGAAGCCCTGACCACCGTGCACCGGGCCGCCCTGCGCGCCGCGGTCGAGCGCGCCGAACTCGCCAGCGGCATCTCCGGGGTCTTCGTCAACCTCGCCCGCCGCAGCCAGGTGCTCGTCCACCGCCAACTGAGCCTGCTGGACGCCATGGAACGCCGCTCCGACGACCCGAACGAGCTGAGCGACCTCTTCCGGCTCGATCACCTCACCACCCGCATGCGACGCCACGCGGAGAGCCTGATCATCCTCTCCGGAGCCGCTCCCGGCCGTGCCTGGCGCATGCCGGTCTCCCTGACGAACGTGGTCCGTGCCGCTGTCTCCGAAGTCGAGGACTACGCGCGCGTGGAGGTGCGACAGCTCCCGGAGACCTCGGTCGTCGGAGCCGCGGTGGCGGACCTCACGCACCTGCTGGCCGAAATCGTCGAGAACGCCGCCCAGTTCTCACCACCCCACACCCGGGTGCGCGTGACCGGAGAGCCGGTCGGCAACGGCTACGCCGTGGAGGTCGAGGACCGGGGGCTCGGTATGGGCAAGGAGACACTCGCCGAGGCCAACCGCCGCATCGAGCAGTCCGAGGCACTCGACCTCTTCGACAGCGACCGGCTCGGCCTCTTCGTGGTCAGCAGGCTCGCGGCCCGCCACGGCATCAAGGTCCACCTGCGGACCTCGCCCTACGGAGGCACCACCGCGGTCGTCCTGCTGCCCACGCCACTCCTGCAGGCCGCCGCGGAGGAACGTTCCGGTGGCCGCCGGGCGGACCCGGAGAAGGCCGCGGAACGGACGTACGCGCGCGTGCCCGGCCCCGCCCGGAAACGCGACTCCGTAGAGGCACCGTCGGTAGAGGCGCTGAACGAGCGGCCGGCCCTGGTGCCCCCCATACCGATCGAGGCGGAAGCCTCCTCCGAAGGCGAACGCGAAAGCCGAACGCCGCCAGGCGTCACCACCCTGCGCCTGCACCGACCCGAGGACGACACCGTGGAATCCGACGAACTCCCACGGCGTGTACGACAAGCCAGCCTCGCCCCGCAACTGCGCGAAGGACGGCCCGACGAGCCCGCGGAAGCACCGCCTCGGACGGACGACGAACGCACCCCCGAGGCGGTACGGGACCGCATGGCGGCCTATCGCGCGGGGTGGACCCGCGGCGGCGGCCGGGCACCCGGCCTCGGCGTCACCCCCGACCCCGTAGCGGGCAGCGACAGCAGCGAAGGAGACCCCGCATGA
- a CDS encoding roadblock/LC7 domain-containing protein: protein MIQEPGMGTAQRSGELDWLLDDLALRVAEVRHAVVLSNDGLAVGASSELRREDAEHLAAIASGFHSLAKGAGRHFGAGGVRQTMVEMDDGFLFVAAAGEGSCLAVLSAVTADIGLVAYEMALLVKRVGEHLYSAPRTAAHPPAAR from the coding sequence ATGATCCAGGAACCGGGCATGGGGACCGCCCAGCGGTCCGGCGAACTCGACTGGCTGCTGGACGACTTGGCGCTGCGCGTCGCCGAAGTGCGGCATGCCGTCGTGCTGTCCAACGACGGCCTCGCGGTCGGCGCGTCCAGCGAACTCCGGCGCGAGGACGCGGAGCATCTCGCCGCGATCGCCTCCGGCTTCCACAGCCTGGCCAAGGGGGCAGGCCGTCACTTCGGCGCCGGTGGCGTACGCCAGACCATGGTGGAGATGGACGACGGCTTCCTGTTCGTGGCGGCCGCCGGAGAAGGCTCCTGCCTCGCCGTCCTGAGCGCCGTAACGGCCGACATCGGCCTGGTCGCCTATGAGATGGCGCTCCTGGTCAAACGGGTGGGGGAGCACCTCTACTCGGCTCCCCGCACAGCCGCTCACCCGCCCGCGGCCAGGTGA
- a CDS encoding metal-dependent hydrolase translates to MMGPAHSLSGAAAWLGVGAAAAATGHTMPWPVLLVGALICAGAALAPDLDHKAATISRAFGPVSRGLCEIVDKLSYAVYKGTKKAGDPRRSGGHRTLTHTWLWAVMIGAGASAIAITGGRWGVLALLFVHIVLAIEGLLWRATRGSSADILVWLLAATSAWILAGVLDKPGNGADWLFTAPGQEYLWLGLPILLGALVHDIGDALTVSGCPILWPIPVGRKRWYPIGPPKAMRFRAGSWVELKVLMPAFMLLGGVGCAAALNFI, encoded by the coding sequence ATGATGGGACCAGCACACTCACTGTCGGGAGCGGCGGCCTGGCTGGGCGTCGGAGCCGCGGCGGCCGCCACGGGACACACGATGCCCTGGCCGGTCCTCCTGGTCGGCGCGCTGATCTGCGCGGGCGCGGCACTCGCCCCGGATCTGGACCACAAGGCGGCCACCATCTCGCGGGCCTTCGGCCCCGTCTCGCGAGGGCTGTGCGAGATCGTCGACAAGCTCTCCTACGCCGTCTACAAGGGGACGAAGAAGGCGGGCGACCCGCGTCGCTCCGGCGGGCACCGCACCCTGACGCACACCTGGCTGTGGGCGGTGATGATCGGCGCCGGGGCCTCGGCCATCGCGATCACGGGAGGCCGCTGGGGAGTCCTGGCACTTCTCTTCGTGCACATAGTGCTCGCGATCGAGGGCCTGCTCTGGCGGGCGACGCGCGGCTCCAGCGCCGACATCCTGGTGTGGCTGCTGGCCGCGACGAGTGCCTGGATCCTCGCGGGGGTACTGGACAAGCCCGGCAACGGAGCCGACTGGCTGTTCACGGCGCCCGGCCAGGAGTACCTGTGGCTCGGACTGCCGATCCTGCTCGGCGCGCTGGTGCACGACATCGGGGACGCGTTGACGGTGTCGGGCTGCCCGATCCTGTGGCCGATCCCGGTCGGACGCAAGCGCTGGTACCCGATCGGACCGCCGAAGGCGATGCGGTTCAGGGCGGGCAGCTGGGTCGAGCTGAAGGTCCTGATGCCGGCCTTCATGCTGCTCGGCGGAGTGGGCTGCGCGGCCGCTCTCAACTTCATCTGA
- a CDS encoding DEAD/DEAH box helicase, producing the protein MTLIDQLPKTADPDALYEAFESWAGERGLTLYPHQEEALIEVVSGANVIVSTPTGSGKSMIAAGAHFAALARDEVTFYTAPIKALVSEKFFELCKMFGTENVGMLTGDASVNSDAPVICCTAEVLASIALRDGKRADVGQVVMDEFHFYAEGDRGWAWQIPILELPQAQFILMSATLGDVSMFEEDLTRRTGRPTSVVRSATRPVPLSYEYKLTPLTETLTELLETKQAPVYIVHFTQAQAVERAQALMSINMCTREEKDQIAELIGNFRFTTKFGRNLSRYVRHGIGVHHAGMLPKYRRLVEKLAQAGLLKVICGTDTLGVGVNVPIRTVLFTALTKYDGTRVRTLRAREFHQIAGRAGRAGFDTAGFVVAQAPEHVVENEKALAKAGDDPKKRRKVVRKKAPEGFVAWTENTFAKLISSDPEPLTSRFRVTHTMLLSVIARPGNAFAAMRHLLEDNHEPRKQQLRHIRRAIAIYRSLLDGGVVEKLDEPDAEGRIVRLTVDLQQDFALNQPLSTFALASFELLDPESPSYALDMVSVVESTLDDPRQILAAQQNKARGEAVAAMKADGVEYEDRMERLQDVSYPKPLEELLFHAYDTYRKSHPWVGDHPLSPKSVIRDMYERAMSFTEFVSYYELARTEGIVLRYLASAYKALDHTVPDDLKSDDLEDLIAWLGEMVRQVDSSLLDEWEQLANPEVMTAEEAQERADQVKPVTANARAFRVLVRNAMFRRVELAALDHVRELGEMDGESGWDADAWGEAMDKYWDEYDDLGTGPDARGPKLLLIEEEPQNGLWRVRQAFADPNGDHDWGISAEIDLAASDAEGRAIVKVTDVGQL; encoded by the coding sequence GTGACCCTTATCGATCAGCTGCCGAAGACCGCAGATCCCGACGCCCTCTACGAAGCCTTCGAGTCGTGGGCCGGGGAACGCGGTCTCACGCTCTACCCCCACCAGGAGGAGGCGCTGATCGAGGTGGTTTCGGGTGCGAACGTGATCGTCTCGACACCCACCGGTTCCGGCAAGAGCATGATCGCCGCGGGCGCGCACTTCGCGGCGCTCGCCCGGGACGAGGTCACCTTCTACACGGCGCCGATCAAGGCGCTCGTCTCGGAGAAGTTCTTCGAGCTGTGCAAGATGTTCGGCACCGAGAACGTCGGCATGCTGACCGGCGACGCGTCCGTGAACTCCGACGCGCCGGTCATCTGCTGCACCGCCGAGGTCCTGGCGTCCATCGCGCTGCGCGACGGCAAGCGGGCCGATGTCGGCCAGGTCGTGATGGACGAGTTCCACTTCTACGCCGAGGGGGACCGCGGCTGGGCGTGGCAGATCCCGATCCTCGAACTGCCGCAGGCCCAGTTCATCCTGATGTCGGCGACGCTCGGCGACGTCTCGATGTTCGAGGAGGACCTGACCCGGCGCACCGGGCGTCCCACCTCGGTCGTCCGCTCGGCCACCCGGCCCGTACCCCTCTCCTACGAGTACAAGCTGACGCCGCTCACGGAGACACTCACCGAGCTCCTGGAGACCAAGCAGGCGCCCGTCTACATCGTGCACTTCACGCAGGCGCAGGCCGTGGAGCGGGCGCAGGCGCTGATGAGCATCAACATGTGCACGCGCGAGGAGAAGGACCAGATCGCCGAGCTGATCGGCAACTTCCGCTTCACCACCAAGTTCGGCCGCAATCTCTCCCGTTACGTACGGCACGGCATCGGTGTGCACCACGCCGGCATGCTGCCCAAGTACCGGCGTCTGGTGGAGAAGCTGGCGCAGGCCGGTCTGCTGAAGGTCATCTGCGGCACGGACACCCTGGGTGTCGGCGTCAACGTCCCCATCCGCACCGTGCTGTTCACGGCTCTGACGAAGTACGACGGCACCCGGGTGCGGACGCTGCGAGCTCGTGAGTTCCACCAGATCGCGGGCCGTGCCGGACGGGCGGGCTTCGACACGGCCGGCTTCGTCGTGGCGCAGGCTCCCGAGCATGTCGTGGAGAACGAGAAGGCCCTCGCCAAGGCGGGCGACGACCCGAAGAAGCGTCGCAAGGTGGTGCGCAAGAAGGCGCCGGAGGGCTTCGTCGCCTGGACGGAGAACACGTTCGCGAAACTGATCTCGTCCGATCCGGAGCCGCTGACCTCGCGCTTCCGGGTCACTCACACCATGCTTCTGTCGGTGATCGCCCGGCCCGGCAACGCCTTCGCCGCGATGCGGCATCTGCTGGAGGACAACCACGAGCCGCGCAAGCAGCAACTGAGGCACATCCGGCGGGCGATCGCCATCTACCGCTCGCTCCTCGACGGCGGGGTCGTGGAGAAGCTCGACGAGCCGGACGCCGAGGGGCGCATCGTGCGGCTCACCGTCGACCTGCAGCAGGACTTCGCCCTCAACCAGCCGCTGTCGACCTTCGCGCTGGCCTCGTTCGAGCTCCTGGACCCCGAATCGCCCTCGTACGCCCTGGACATGGTGTCCGTCGTGGAGTCCACGCTGGACGATCCGCGGCAGATCCTCGCCGCCCAGCAGAACAAGGCCCGCGGCGAGGCCGTCGCGGCGATGAAGGCGGACGGCGTCGAGTACGAGGACCGCATGGAGCGGCTCCAGGACGTGTCGTACCCCAAGCCGCTGGAAGAGCTGCTCTTCCACGCGTACGACACCTACCGCAAGAGCCATCCGTGGGTGGGCGACCATCCTCTCTCCCCGAAGTCCGTCATCCGTGACATGTACGAACGGGCCATGTCCTTCACGGAGTTCGTGTCCTACTACGAGCTTGCCCGCACCGAGGGCATCGTCCTCCGGTACCTGGCAAGTGCCTACAAGGCCCTCGACCACACCGTCCCGGACGACCTCAAGTCGGACGACCTGGAGGATCTGATCGCCTGGCTCGGCGAGATGGTGCGTCAGGTCGACTCCAGCCTCCTCGACGAGTGGGAGCAGCTCGCCAACCCGGAGGTGATGACGGCCGAGGAGGCCCAGGAGAGGGCAGACCAGGTCAAACCGGTCACCGCCAACGCCCGCGCCTTCCGCGTACTCGTCCGCAACGCCATGTTCAGGCGCGTCGAGCTCGCCGCCCTCGACCATGTCCGGGAACTCGGCGAGATGGACGGCGAGTCCGGCTGGGACGCCGACGCCTGGGGCGAGGCGATGGACAAGTACTGGGACGAGTACGACGACCTCGGTACCGGCCCCGACGCGCGCGGACCCAAGTTGCTGCTCATCGAGGAGGAGCCGCAGAACGGGCTGTGGCGCGTTCGCCAGGCCTTCGCCGACCCGAACGGCGATCATGACTGGGGTATCAGCGCGGAGATCGACCTCGCGGCCTCGGACGCCGAGGGCCGCGCCATCGTCAAGGTCACCGACGTCGGCCAGCTGTGA
- a CDS encoding DUF6397 family protein has translation MSGNTITQSVTPSANTAATLVNATVVGVNPAVATVPRQTLAQSRAARELGLKRGEFDLAVRLGCIRTVPDEGGGGRRVARAEIDRVMSEDGFPDGLRKRVEAVGTSEGAALMDVTAARFTRFARLGFVVPVKFYLNRYRAVVWLYLAEELRQFAAAEENAPLLNGRTPEGLRDQLDAGLDLRARNWRGRHVGFLLRQTEDPWARAAAVASLLDPAQVAEIVADPYERAYMNRFDPERTTHGAPDSPAAHVAARIMTAEDPDEISWLRSDLANTLQEARAHRRAPRPTPKPSTSVASRERSELIEERRRLIEERRRSGDVRQPTEPLRPAGVWQPTGLQEHADVRQLTGVRRDQAEARPTIDEPERPRRLLGWLRRRNA, from the coding sequence ATGTCCGGCAACACCATCACGCAGTCCGTCACGCCCAGCGCCAACACCGCTGCCACTCTTGTGAACGCCACCGTCGTCGGCGTGAATCCGGCCGTCGCCACGGTGCCCCGGCAGACGCTCGCACAGAGCCGCGCGGCACGGGAGCTGGGGCTCAAACGAGGCGAGTTCGACCTCGCCGTGCGACTCGGTTGCATCCGAACCGTCCCGGACGAAGGCGGCGGAGGCCGTCGCGTGGCCCGCGCGGAGATCGACCGGGTGATGTCCGAGGACGGGTTCCCGGACGGGTTGAGGAAACGTGTCGAGGCGGTCGGTACGTCGGAGGGCGCGGCTCTCATGGATGTGACGGCGGCCCGGTTCACGAGGTTCGCGCGCCTGGGATTCGTCGTGCCCGTCAAGTTCTACTTGAACCGCTACAGGGCCGTCGTCTGGCTGTACCTGGCAGAGGAACTGCGGCAGTTCGCCGCGGCCGAGGAGAACGCTCCGCTGTTGAACGGGCGTACCCCCGAAGGGCTGCGCGACCAACTGGACGCGGGCCTGGACCTGAGGGCCCGGAACTGGCGAGGACGCCACGTGGGCTTCCTGCTGCGGCAGACCGAGGATCCCTGGGCCCGTGCCGCGGCGGTCGCCTCACTGCTCGATCCCGCGCAGGTCGCGGAGATCGTCGCCGATCCATACGAACGCGCCTACATGAACCGCTTCGATCCGGAACGGACCACGCACGGCGCGCCCGACTCGCCCGCCGCCCACGTCGCCGCACGGATCATGACGGCGGAGGACCCTGACGAGATCAGCTGGCTCCGGTCCGACTTGGCCAACACGCTGCAAGAGGCGCGCGCACACCGTCGGGCGCCGAGGCCGACACCGAAGCCCTCGACTTCGGTCGCGAGTCGGGAACGATCAGAACTGATCGAGGAGCGGCGGCGATTGATCGAGGAGCGGCGACGGTCCGGTGACGTGCGGCAGCCGACCGAACCCCTCCGGCCGGCCGGCGTATGGCAGCCGACAGGACTGCAGGAACACGCCGACGTACGGCAGTTGACAGGAGTGCGCCGGGACCAGGCCGAAGCACGACCGACGATCGACGAACCGGAACGCCCTCGACGCCTCCTCGGCTGGCTGCGCCGCAGAAACGCCTGA
- a CDS encoding PPOX class F420-dependent oxidoreductase, whose translation MAHKMTDEEWRAFVSNGTRTGKLSTVRADGSPHVAPIWFLLDGDDLVFNTAKTTVKGRNLARDGRVALCVDDDRPPFAYVVLQGRARISEDLDELRLWAGRIGARYMGEERAEEFGARNGVPGELLVRVRIEKVLAEAGVAN comes from the coding sequence ATGGCACACAAGATGACCGATGAGGAATGGCGGGCCTTCGTCTCGAACGGCACCCGCACGGGCAAGTTGTCGACCGTCCGGGCCGATGGGAGCCCGCACGTGGCGCCGATCTGGTTTCTGCTCGATGGGGACGACCTGGTCTTCAACACGGCGAAGACCACGGTCAAGGGACGGAATCTGGCCCGCGACGGCCGCGTCGCCCTGTGCGTGGACGACGACCGGCCGCCGTTCGCGTACGTCGTCCTGCAGGGGCGCGCCCGGATCTCGGAGGACCTCGACGAACTCCGGCTGTGGGCGGGGCGGATCGGAGCCCGCTACATGGGCGAGGAACGGGCCGAGGAGTTCGGCGCCCGCAACGGCGTGCCCGGCGAACTGCTCGTACGCGTGAGGATCGAGAAGGTCCTCGCGGAAGCCGGCGTCGCGAACTGA
- a CDS encoding DUF742 domain-containing protein, translated as MAEDRTGPPEQPGSQWYDNEAGPLVRPYAMTGGRTKSGPTGVRFDLIALVSLDTGAPDVRDDTGLGPEHRALIELCRTETQSVAELAADADLPVGVVRVLLGDLLELGCVKVSLPVPPAQLPDERILREVIEGLRAL; from the coding sequence ATGGCCGAGGACCGGACAGGCCCTCCTGAACAGCCGGGCAGTCAGTGGTACGACAACGAGGCCGGGCCGCTCGTCCGCCCCTACGCGATGACGGGCGGACGGACCAAGTCCGGCCCGACCGGGGTGCGCTTCGACCTGATCGCGCTCGTCTCACTCGACACAGGGGCACCAGACGTCCGCGACGACACCGGACTCGGGCCGGAACACAGAGCCCTCATCGAACTCTGCCGGACCGAGACCCAGTCGGTCGCCGAACTGGCCGCGGACGCCGACCTGCCCGTGGGCGTGGTGCGCGTGCTCCTCGGCGACCTCCTGGAACTCGGCTGCGTCAAGGTCAGCCTCCCGGTGCCGCCCGCGCAACTGCCGGACGAGCGCATCCTGCGCGAGGTCATCGAAGGACTGAGGGCCCTGTAG
- a CDS encoding roadblock/LC7 domain-containing protein produces the protein MAENQGLGWLLDDLTQRVEHVRHALVLSNDGLVTGASTGLRREDAEHLAAVSSGLHSLAKGSGRHFGAGRVRQTMIEFDDAVLFVTAAGTGSCLCVLSAAEADIGQVAYEMTLLVNRVGEHLHVDARQPEHSSSIDL, from the coding sequence ATGGCTGAGAACCAGGGACTTGGCTGGCTGCTGGACGACCTCACCCAGCGTGTGGAGCACGTACGACACGCGCTGGTGCTGTCGAACGACGGCCTGGTGACCGGGGCCAGCACAGGGCTCAGGCGGGAGGACGCCGAGCATCTCGCCGCCGTCTCCTCGGGCCTGCACAGCCTCGCCAAGGGGTCGGGCCGGCACTTCGGCGCGGGCCGGGTGCGCCAGACGATGATCGAGTTCGATGACGCCGTGCTCTTCGTCACGGCGGCCGGTACCGGCAGCTGTCTGTGCGTGCTCAGCGCGGCGGAGGCCGACATCGGCCAGGTCGCGTACGAGATGACGCTGCTCGTCAACCGCGTCGGCGAACACCTCCACGTCGATGCTCGTCAGCCGGAACACTCCTCTTCGATCGACCTCTGA
- a CDS encoding acyl-CoA thioesterase, translating to MTNPAERLVDLLDLEQIEVNIFRGRSPQESLQRVFGGQVAGQALVAAGRTTDGERPVHSLHAYFLRPGRPGVPIVYQVERVRDGRSFTTRRVTAVQQGRTIFNLTASFHKPEEGSFEHQLPPAREVPDPESLPTVTQEIKEHLGALPETLERMARRQPFDIRYADRLRWTPEEIEHAEPRSAVWMRAVGPLGDDPLVHTCALTYASDMTLLDAVRIPVEPLWGQRGFDMASLDHAMWFHRPFRADEWFLYDQESPIATGGRGLARGRIYDLEGRLLVSVVQEGLFRKLEG from the coding sequence ATGACGAATCCAGCGGAGAGACTCGTCGACCTGCTCGACCTGGAGCAGATCGAGGTAAACATCTTTCGTGGCCGGAGCCCGCAGGAGTCCCTGCAGCGGGTCTTCGGCGGGCAGGTGGCGGGCCAGGCCCTGGTCGCCGCCGGCCGCACCACGGACGGCGAACGCCCCGTGCACTCGCTGCACGCGTACTTCCTGCGCCCGGGCCGGCCGGGCGTGCCGATCGTGTACCAGGTCGAACGGGTCCGCGACGGCCGGTCGTTCACCACGCGTCGCGTCACCGCCGTGCAGCAGGGCCGCACGATCTTCAATCTGACCGCCTCCTTTCACAAGCCTGAGGAAGGGAGCTTCGAGCACCAGCTGCCGCCGGCCCGTGAGGTCCCGGATCCCGAGTCGCTCCCGACCGTCACTCAGGAGATCAAGGAGCATCTGGGCGCGCTCCCCGAGACGTTGGAGCGCATGGCCAGGCGCCAGCCCTTCGACATCCGCTACGCGGACCGGCTGCGCTGGACCCCCGAGGAGATCGAGCACGCCGAACCGCGCAGCGCCGTGTGGATGCGTGCTGTCGGTCCCCTGGGCGACGACCCGCTGGTTCACACCTGCGCGCTCACCTACGCGAGCGACATGACACTCCTGGACGCCGTCCGCATCCCGGTGGAACCCCTCTGGGGCCAGCGCGGTTTCGACATGGCGTCCCTGGACCACGCGATGTGGTTCCACCGGCCGTTCCGTGCCGACGAGTGGTTCCTGTACGACCAGGAGTCGCCGATCGCGACAGGCGGCCGCGGGCTGGCCCGGGGCCGGATCTACGACCTGGAAGGACGTCTGCTCGTCTCGGTCGTCCAGGAGGGACTGTTCCGCAAGCTCGAGGGCTGA
- a CDS encoding type B 50S ribosomal protein L31, whose protein sequence is MQQDKQPDYHPVVFRDRAAGYAFLTRSTATSDRTIDWDDGETYPVVDVEISSESHPFYTGKARTVDTEGRVAQFEKRYGKGSQDQAPGGGDAA, encoded by the coding sequence ATGCAGCAGGACAAGCAGCCCGACTACCACCCCGTGGTCTTCCGTGACCGCGCCGCCGGATACGCCTTCCTCACCCGGTCCACCGCGACGAGCGACCGGACGATCGACTGGGACGACGGCGAGACGTACCCCGTCGTGGACGTGGAGATCTCCTCCGAGAGCCACCCCTTCTACACGGGCAAGGCCCGGACCGTGGACACGGAGGGCCGGGTCGCCCAGTTCGAGAAGCGGTACGGCAAGGGGAGCCAGGACCAGGCGCCGGGCGGGGGCGACGCGGCCTGA